The following DNA comes from Hypomesus transpacificus isolate Combined female chromosome 5, fHypTra1, whole genome shotgun sequence.
TGTATATCATTAATGTGAACCTTTTCACCAATGCTGTGATATATCTGACTGCTGTACTTCAACAGTAGAATGGATCTGGTGAGCTAGTGAGCCTTGTCTTATATAAACAAGTGTGAATTTCACAATAGTCCACGTACGCACATGCAATTTGTGGACTGACCGAGCAAGCTATCGAGCTGCTTGTCACAGCAAAAATGTGTAGAATGTCTTTAGTTAGCCATAATGTAGTTGGATGCGTGATAACAATTAAAGTATTTTCATACAACTTGATTTTACAACTTCTGTTTCATCAAAGGGAGCTTGTGTgttaatatatttttggggggtCTACTAAAACTAAAGatgatttaaaatatatatatcagtaCTTTACGAACATTGTACTATTGAAATACAACTCCTCAGATTTTCTGATGTCATTCTGGCACTCTTGTAAACTTCCAGAGATATGATTGATGCATCTATCCTTTGGCATGGGTGTCTTCTATCTCGATGCACTTACAGAGGGAACAAATGGTTTGATCCAGAGCTATGTAGTGTCTGGATGGCTGTTGGTCAGATAAAATCAAGTTGGCTAGTGTCCTTTTCAAACTAAGAATGAAGTAGGAAAACATGATGTATAAAGAACTAAAGACGGATGTTTTGAAACTGCATGGACTGACAACCCGAAAGTCAAACACCCTTTGGGACTAAAACACATACAATTTGTGTCTGATGATAGAAGTACATGCTGCAACATACAGGCTGTGATGGAACATTGCTGGACTGAAACCATCTCCATCCATAGGTTCAGTAAAGATGAATGACTCCCAGGTTTACTGTCCATGGTGGAGGTAAAAGGGAAACATTCTCTATAAACATGTAGATAACTACATAAACTCTTGCTAACAGTGTTAGATGCACAGAAGTGCAAGTCATTTTTTTAATTACTTTCTACCTTGTAATATATTTATGAAGATCTCACTACCTTGGGTAACAGAAAATAGCTCCACCTCTATTATTATTTCCGAACTTAAACTATTTACTTATTTCCTTACTTCTGTTTCTTTCCCCATCCCTTGCTCTTCCCCTGTCCTTGATTTCATGGTTCTGCCCACCGTAAGATTCCAATTATATTCCTCTAGCTCAGCTACACAGATGTGGAATGCAGCTTCTAGCCCAGGTGGAATAAATCAGAAGGTATTTTACAAATATATCAAGTGATTCTCCGTTATTAAATTCATAGATGCCTTAGGCACTCAATTTCTTAGTCTATGAATGCATGGAGGTTTTAAGGGAAGTCCTTAAATTCGTATATACTTTTTTATTACTGCGGAAACTAGTCCATGCTACTAGAACATCATCTGTAATAATAACATTCTGTATATCCTTTTCTTTGCAAGGATCAAATGCATGAATACTGGATATATAAAATATGAATGTTCAGGTTGTTTCCTCCCACAAATACAAGGAACAAATGAATGCTTAACTTTAGAAAGGCAGATAGGTAAAATAATGTATTCCTTTTATTTCTTCTTATATGAAGAATTTACAGTTGTGTTATAGTAAAGTAATCAACTTTAGTCATTAGATGTGCTAATAATCTCCATAATCTTTAGTGTTACTGTATTGTGCCTTTCATCAGGTATATTTCAATGTAGCAAAGCAAAATATAAAGTTATCAATAGGTGATGCTGTAAAAGATGTTAATTTTACTGCACACATGGTCTCAAACATTTCATCAACATATTAACTTATGTTTCAACTAATCTCAAATCGTAAACGCTAACGTTGAAGCATGTGGCAAAGCACTCTCTCGTAACGGACCCCAAACAATAGTAAATGCAACTACAGAGTTTACAGCTTTGATTCACGTTTGTAATCCCACCAGGAACGTCTCTCTCACCATGAACACAATTGAAAGTAAATAATTGAGAACAGACTTTAACTCATGCTCCCTCATAGCACTTGGCAGGAGAGGACCACGTTGGGCCCAAGGAAAATACACGCAAGGGAAAAAATAGGAAGAACCCTGATGATCTTGGTAAAGCCTCAGTAGTCCAGATCTTAGACAGGCATCATCTCagtgtgtgcgcatgcacaACAAACACCCCGTCGACCATTGGAGGGTGTTTGCAGTTACTGCTCTGAATCAGGGATTGAGGCCTAGCGGCTCTTGGATAATATTCCTGCCGAGTCTCCAACACTACATTTGGCACAGGAGGGCAGTCATGATTACTTCACCAACACTACTCATTAATCCATGTGCCAAATGAGTTCGCTGCACATTGGTCCTATTCATCATTCTCTTTGATACACAATTGAACTATAGCACACTTATCATGTAATCTTAGAGAAAGACGGCATGGTCTGGCATTCTTTAGTGTACAGGCCGTCCACCAATTAGAGATCTAAAAAGATTTTAGTTGTGGTCTTTTTCCTTAATCCTCTCAACGATGGTTATTTTGGCGATGAACAAAAGATTTCAAGTTGAGTCTATCAATCATCCATCCATTACAAAGCATGTGTTTAAAATGTTGACCCTTAAACAGTGGGGGTCAGGAAAGAGGGTTTGCTGACTGGAGTGTTTATGACATGAATCCCAGTATTGTCCATATTTTCTTGGCAAGGCTCTAATTATCAGCTAAAATGATCAGGGCCAACTTAAttaaggagaggggaagggtgtAAAAAACTGTGCCCTTAATATATTTCGGAAGTATTTTGATGAAGCATAAACTCAGGGGTTCTCTTGAACACCTTAATCAGCTATGAAAGCAAACACACCTATCAGGCTTAATTAACTTAACACAATTTGGCTCCCTATGAATCAAAAGACTGCCTGATTGATTTTTAATGCTTCAGTTCCTCATAAACAGAGTATCTGTGAGGCATCATGTGGTGCAGCGGCTCTGGGGCAGATCTTTTAGACGTTTGTTTGGTTTGCTTACCTCACCTGCCGTAATCTAGTCTAAACATAACATTTCTGCATGATCCACAACAAACATCCCGTCATTTCCCTCACAGGCTCATATTTCCTTCCCAGCTGCAAGCAGAAAAGCAGGCTTTCGAGGCTCTTGGAAAAACCCAGATGAGCAACCATTCTATCACATGAATGGAAAAGATCAACGTTCCATCTATTTATATAGGGATTCTTTTTCCTCAATTCAGAGTATTCCATGCTCGGATATATCCTCTAACAATGGGCAGCAGGGTTGAGCAGACATGCTCAGAAAGCACGCTGACCCCACTACCTGATTTATACCCACCGACTGCACCCAGCTGTTACAATTGCTAGTGCCAAGACTAAGCATGCATAGCTGAATTGAGCAAATGCTACTTAGAGCGAATTTGAAACTTCCACTCAAAAAATGAACGGACCATGTCGACGCTGAAAAGATCTTCACCAAAAGCAAGTCATCGGAAGATAAGCTCCAGAGGCAGTAAATGAAAATCTTCAACAGTGGTAAAATAGAACATAAGGAAGGGGAAATAATTAAAGGTGCAGACAAACTATTTCCAGGTGATCTGGGGCGCCTTCTCCCAGAGCTAACCCCCTTGAACTgcgaagacagacagagatgttGCCAGAAGCTGTCAACTTCAACAGCCGGCACAAATACATGACAGCTCCATTGTGTGACTATTAAGGTCTACAACTGAGGGACTTCTGTTTCTAAATATTTTGTCAGGCCTTCAGTGAGAGATAGACAGGGCTGTCTGGCGCAATGTGTGAGGGGCAAAACAATGACTCATTGTGGCCCTGGGACAGAGAGCGTAGACTTTTGGAGTTCACAGAGAAGGTATATTAGTCCCAAGTCTCTGCACTCCTCCCAAATTTAGGCTAGTGAGTACAGTTCTAGCCCACTGCACAGAACATGGCATGTTCACAATTAGTGTGATCCCACACCTGTTGACCCAAACAAGTCTGTTGACAGGCTGTTCACAGCGCTCCTCAGCAATGAAGCAGACATGGGAGGATGAGATCATTTGCTGGCCGTGCAGAATTATAAGGATAAATGCAAGCTATTTTCACCTACTATGCACCCACAACAGTTCGTTGAAGTTGTGGAAAAGTTATATTTTCTGTTTTTCAAGACCAAAGATGACAATTCCCCCGGTACTATAAATATTAAGAATACAAATCCATCTTGCTTAAGGATAGAACATTACTATAAAAACTATGGGCTATGGGGCTGATATATATCCTAAAAACTTCCCAGTGTTACTCTgaacctcctctccctcttcaggCTGTCTTAACAACATTGATGTGCTTCCAACTTCTGACCCACATTTATATCAAAATCACACTGCTCTTTTGTTCTACTCATACCTTCAGGCCATTATAGCCCTTGAGAAAACAAACTTTATCTTCGGAGCATGAATCCAAATTACAAGTGCAATTTGAAGGCACAAACAAACCTTCTCCCCTGGATTGCAGGTTATGGAGGCTAGTTCAGGGGAAAACAATAGCCGGTCTTGTGCAGGAATTCTTGCTCCAGGTACTGTTGTACTTGTTTTAGACTTTTAGGTGCTAGAATGCTCTGCATCCGTACTAAAGGGACACATCAGTACCAAAATCCCACACACAATCTCATGGAAAATTGGCCCGCAAAAAACTGGCCTTGAAAAGCTGGCTCAACATATGACAAATGTTTGATTGCATGAAACAGAAAATCCTTCCACCCAACCAATTCAACTATTCACTAGAAATAATTAATGAAAACGCTGTAGCAGGAAGAAAATGATATATTAGATTATACATTTAAGAATTTAGAATACAGAAACTTCAGACATAGACTGTCTTTACATACACATACTTCACGTTTTCTATGCATTTTGGCTTGGATATCAAAGCCGGTCTGTACGCACAAATTCCTCAGGATGCCAACAAGCAGAGTGTCGGGTACGTATATCTTAAACACAGTTTGTCCGACCCCCTGTGCCACAGTTTACTCATTTCAAGATATTTCATAGTATCAGCAGTAAATCCAGGTAATATCAAGGCTATGGCAGCGCACTGAACCCATGCCTCAGAGCACTACTGCTTTAGGCTCTTCTGCaattatttcacacattcaaatacaaccatagatatatacatAGTACCATGTATGAAATGCACAAGCGTTTTACATTTCAGCCACAAAATTACATCTGTCAATTTGTATTTACAATAAATATAATGATTATAATTCATTGGTACATTCAAAAATTCCATAATATTTCAAACAGTAGTATTTACCAGAATCAGTGATAGCCAAACAGTTTGCTTTCATGTGTTTTTCAGTCCAGATGTAAAATAGTTTTATATCATATGCATGTGCTCATGTTTCGTATGGTTGAAATATTTTATGAAAAGTGTAATCATGGTTTGCAGTCACATTAAATCGGCCTGGACAATACGAGCCAACAAGAAGCTGTGGATTAATCAGAGGCACATTGGGTCTACTACCAAACATGATCTGGACAACAATTCTGATGACTACTAGTAATCTCAAATTACATTGTGAGTTAGGTTTGAATATAGTCCTCATAACAatacaaaaaactaaaacaccTTTCTACTTGTTGACATGTGAATATGCTGTGTTCAGATGACGTCTTTATAAGTGTCGATTCAAAATACAGACTGAGACTGAGGATTAAGTTAAGAATTAAATTGAGCAAATTGAGTCCAGCTGTTCTGGGTTTAAGAACTTGACTACCTCCTTTATGCCTTCGTCACAGATGATGGTCTGAGGAAATTCACTCTGCTTATTTCCTTCATCCTTAAAAGTCCTCCAGATCTCTGTGTAGAAACAAACAAATAGCTCACATGACATTTGACACAAAAGGGAATAAGACCCCTATCTTGTTTACTTCCTGTGCTTGAAATGTAATCTGTCGATTAGCAAGGGGGTCAGTACTAGCAAGCTGAATAATTataatactgtaacatgctgAGTTAATGTGTCCCTGTTATTGTGAGTTCATCATTTAGACAAATGTTTACATGTGTTGTTGTTATGCACTAATGTTACCAGCAAGATTAATGTGGTTCTATTGTTGAGACCTATTGGGGGGGATTGTCtcgtgagagggggggggacaactGGAGTTTGGGAGGTTGAGAAGAGCAGGGGCTGGGTTAGTTGTTGAAGAGCTGAATGTACGGAGTGGTCACGGCCAACAGTGACCGGAGTTAAGCTGTGTTCCCTAAATAATTGCACAGAAGTTGCAAGCCAGTCATCGACTCCTTATTCAAAGCTGCAGCACTGGGGTGAGCGTTGCACTACCTTCAGTGAGTGTTGTCAATAGTGTGTAGTTTTCAGGATGATCCATAACGTCTTTCCTCTGAGTCTCTGCAGTCTCTATCATTTGCAAAACACCTGTGGAGAACACAAAATTAAACATACTCAATTCACAAATGAAGTCTCTTAAAGATTTGGTATTATGTCACCGTGTATCATGACCAAACACACTCTCATCAATGCTGCAATAACAGTTCTGTTTGGCAGGTCCTCTAATGGTAGCCCCAACCCCAGTTACCTCCTACAGCTTTCCACACTTGCACTTCGACTTCAGCAGTCCCTTGTCTTTCAATAGCAATTATTCTAACTATGTCCTCTGGGTGAACTTTGGATGATGGCTCCACTTTGTACACCAAGAGGGTGTTACTGCCGTGCCCATGATAGCAGTCCGTCCTGTTTTCTGGTCTCAGTTCTACGGTAACAACACAGCAATTCAGTCATGTTCAAACCCCGACGATTATAATCATTCGATGGGTGTGCCAGTCAATCAAAAACAATACTGTGTTGTTGTAACCCGCACTGAGATACCTGGACAAATCTTACAGCACTTTCCCTCTGTTTTCATAGGATGATCGCATGGATACTGGCCAGGACACGTGATCCGTTTGCAGTCCTGAAGGCCATCTCTGCAGGTGCACAGGATGCACTCTAGAACCTTCCCCAGAACCGGGTGCCACACATCCCCATGGGAATATGTCTTGCCGCTGTACAAACAAGCTGAGAGCAGCATGAAAAATCGATTAAAACCCACAACACAGTCCAATACAAGAGGCAATCCCTGAGCTTTATGGGTGACTGTGTGCACACAGACTGTCTCACAGATGAGCGTCTCACCTCTCCAGTGCTTCTTCTGGAGGACGATCTTGACTGTGGTCTCTGAGCCCCCTTTGAGGTGCAGTTTGGCCAGGCTCAGCCCTCTGGGGGTGACCCTGGCTGTGGACGGAGTCCCCCTGACAGATCGCTCTCGGAGCTGTTCTGCAGCACACTGATCCACGGAATGTCTCTggtgtatttacacacacacacacacaaacaggaccaGTCATCATAGGGCTATTTTGGCATCCCTTGCTATTCCAATGTCAATACTTTGGAGGGAGGCCATGCTTCATGTTCTATACACAGATGTTAGATGTTTACTTTCAGATGTATCATGGGTGAAGATtttgtttgggggggaggggttgtattatgattgattgattgattgataggAATAAGGCTTTAATTAAACTTCAAATATTATTTAATATACTGAAGCAATATAACATCATAGTATTTGTCTACTTGAACAGACGAAATCACAAGTTAATCCAACGAAAAGTCGAAGCACATACAACTCCTCGGTTCAACTGCTGTCCTCCATCTTCAGCCGTAGAAAACTCACTCATGCCGCCATCTTCTCTCAAGAGAAATACATTGaccataaaacaaacatttgtgtTTTAATGCCATTTTCAAGTCGCTAAAAGCATGCAAATGCAATAGTCAATAAAAACATGTCAAAACCAAGAAGTGTGGCTAACCTTTGCAAACCAGGCAGCATGTATCTGGAATGGACACTGGTGAGGAACAGGTCAACGGTTGGCAGCTTTTTAAAGCACAGAAGATGTTTCCATTCTGAAGATAATGAGAAGTAGATAGTGATATTATAGAAATGGGATTATGTTTGGATTAAAGTAGGGATCGGATCTAATCGTTGGAAAATTGCCATAAACCTACAGCATGGGAGAAAAACAATGTTCTTTGGCAAAACCGGAAAAACTATTATAACAGTCAAATCCTCTGCATAAACATAAACAGTTTTATTAAAGTAGATGAAAATACGGGGTTACTTACAGAGCATGTGCACATGACACAATGATTAGTCTGTCTGGATGGGAAGAGGTCAAGTTTGGTAAAGGTTTCCCCTGGTTGGTAAATACTCCCATTATACCTGCAGGACTTCACTGGGGCTCTCAATCCTGCAGGAATCCTAGGCTCGTCTTCACAGAGAACATTCCCCGCACACCAAAAATAACCACAGAAAACACAGGAAGTTTTACAAGTTTACCGCTGGGTTACTACAAAGGGTGCGAAAGAGTTAGGAAACCCATGTCCTTTGACACGCAGGTGTTATTGCAAACTTCAAAGGCCCAATTAACTGTTTGGTTATGTGTTCCGTTGTGCTTTTGAGAAGATACCTGTGCAACGGGGGCAACACTGCTTGGCATCAGTCACAGGATTCTCACAGCGAAGAGCTGGACACTTTATTGTGTTACATTTCACATTGCCTGTCTAAGAGAGAGACGCGTTACCTGGTTTATaggcacacacagaaataccaCCCACTAAACCTGACACATGTGGCCATTACATCAAGCACATGTTACACCAGCACCCAGGC
Coding sequences within:
- the chrdl2 gene encoding chordin-like protein 2 isoform X2, coding for MRQILLLICFSWLADCGAELRTREALGVVCSFKEKTYRPGDSWHPYLEPFGFMFCMRCACTETGNVKCNTIKCPALRCENPVTDAKQCCPRCTDEPRIPAGLRAPVKSCRYNGSIYQPGETFTKLDLFPSRQTNHCVMCTCSNGNIFCALKSCQPLTCSSPVSIPDTCCLVCKDGGMSEFSTAEDGGQQLNRGVRHSVDQCAAEQLRERSVRGTPSTARVTPRGLSLAKLHLKGGSETTVKIVLQKKHWRACLYSGKTYSHGDVWHPVLGKVLECILCTCRDGLQDCKRITCPGQYPCDHPMKTEGKCCKICPELRPENRTDCYHGHGSNTLLVYKVEPSSKVHPEDIVRIIAIERQGTAEVEVQVWKAVGGVLQMIETAETQRKDVMDHPENYTLLTTLTEEIWRTFKDEGNKQSEFPQTIICDEGIKEVVKFLNPEQLDSICSI
- the chrdl2 gene encoding chordin-like protein 2 isoform X1, encoding MRQILLLICFSWLADCGAELRTREAALGVVCSFKEKTYRPGDSWHPYLEPFGFMFCMRCACTETGNVKCNTIKCPALRCENPVTDAKQCCPRCTDEPRIPAGLRAPVKSCRYNGSIYQPGETFTKLDLFPSRQTNHCVMCTCSNGNIFCALKSCQPLTCSSPVSIPDTCCLVCKDGGMSEFSTAEDGGQQLNRGVRHSVDQCAAEQLRERSVRGTPSTARVTPRGLSLAKLHLKGGSETTVKIVLQKKHWRACLYSGKTYSHGDVWHPVLGKVLECILCTCRDGLQDCKRITCPGQYPCDHPMKTEGKCCKICPELRPENRTDCYHGHGSNTLLVYKVEPSSKVHPEDIVRIIAIERQGTAEVEVQVWKAVGGVLQMIETAETQRKDVMDHPENYTLLTTLTEEIWRTFKDEGNKQSEFPQTIICDEGIKEVVKFLNPEQLDSICSI